The following proteins are encoded in a genomic region of Arachis stenosperma cultivar V10309 chromosome 4, arast.V10309.gnm1.PFL2, whole genome shotgun sequence:
- the LOC130975974 gene encoding adenylate isopentenyltransferase 5, chloroplastic-like, with amino-acid sequence MAPSWSVSSLGKKKVLFIMGTTGSGKSKLSINLGTQFPCEIINSDKIQVYRGLDIVTNKMAPSQQGDIPHHLLSIIDDPDYDFTANEFCKHVHDALELITEKGNIPIIVGGSNSYIEALVNDPKGEFQSKYDCCFIWLDVSLPVLYDYLDIRVDEMVDAGVVDEIRREAFDPKNADYSRGVRRAIGVPELHYYFHILQNDSSDVDEAYKTRVFLHAIDTMKINTHKLAKNQVTKIKRMVNELGWKMTRIDSTQVFEAVLRGEDYNHLYQEIVLKPSVEVVRRFLEY; translated from the coding sequence ATGGCTCCAAGTTGGAGTGTTTCGAGCTTGGGTAAGAAGAAAGTGTTGTTCATAATGGGAACAACAGGATCTGGAAAATCGAAACTTTCCATCAACTTGGGGACCCAATTCCCCTGTGAAATAATTAATTCAGATAAGATCCAAGTGTATAGAGGGCTGGACATTGTGACGAACAAGATGGCACCTTCCCAACAAGGTGACATACCCCATCACTTGCTAAGCATAATTGATGATCCTGACTATGATTTCACGGCTAATGAATTTTGCAAACATGTTCATGATGCCCTTGAACTCATAACCGAAAAAGGGAACATACCCATCATTGTTGGAGGCTCAAACTCTTACATTGAGGCATTAGTGAATGATCCCAAGGGTGAGTTTCAATCCAAATATGATTGTTGCTTCATTTGGCTTGATGTGTCTCTCCCTGTTCTGTAtgattacttggacattagggTTGATGAGATGGTTGATGCTGGTGTTGTTGATGAGATTCGTCGTGAGGCTTTTGATCCCAAGAATGCTGATTATTCTCGTGGGGTTAGAAGAGCCATTGGAGTCCCTGAACTTCATTACTATTTTCACATCCTTCAGAATGATTCAAGTGATGTTGATGAGGCTTATAAGACTCGGGTCTTCCTTCATGCAATTGATACCATGAAGATCAACACTCATAAGTTGGCTAAGAATCAAGTCACCAAGATCAAAAGGATGGTCAATGAACTTGGTTGGAAGATGACCAGAATTGACTCTACACAAGTTTTTGAGGCTGTTTTAAGAGGAGAAGATTACAACCATCTTTATCAAGAGATTGTGCTCAAACCAAGTGTGGAGGTAGTTCGGAGGTTCCTAGAATATTGA